One Candidatus Marinimicrobia bacterium CG08_land_8_20_14_0_20_45_22 genomic region harbors:
- the argH gene encoding argininosuccinate lyase yields the protein MKLWQKGTALNKEVETFTAGKDSVLDHELVPFDCLASKAHARMLGKIGILTETEVADLLSGLDIILELHAKGQFEIRPEDEDCHTAIENFLILTIGKVGEKIHTGRSRNDQVLTALRLYSKAKIAEIISEVKKLVEVIRTFGEKNSDVAIPGFTHTRKAMPSSVMMWASAFKDALSDDQDLLNCALKLVDQNPLGTGAGYGVPLALDRQMTTKELHFARLQTNPIYAQNSRGKFDGFVLSVLSQIMFDINKMASDLILFTMPGLEYFSLPDEFLTGSSIMPQKINPDVLELLRAGYHEVFAYEMQVRNTTVNLISSYHRDMQTTKEAVFRGFSSTLIAIRISELVFQKLSVNREKCQAAMTDELFATAKVYELVQKGVSFREAYRQISREFGEEK from the coding sequence ATGAAACTGTGGCAGAAAGGAACCGCGCTCAATAAGGAAGTCGAGACATTTACAGCCGGAAAGGATTCGGTTCTCGATCACGAATTAGTACCGTTCGACTGTCTTGCTTCGAAAGCACACGCACGAATGCTCGGAAAAATCGGCATCCTCACCGAAACTGAAGTTGCAGATTTACTAAGCGGATTAGATATAATCCTGGAGTTACATGCCAAAGGCCAATTTGAAATCCGACCGGAAGATGAAGATTGTCACACGGCAATCGAAAATTTCCTGATATTGACAATCGGAAAAGTCGGTGAGAAAATCCACACCGGTCGCAGTCGCAATGATCAGGTTCTGACCGCTCTGCGGCTTTACTCCAAAGCAAAAATTGCGGAAATCATCTCCGAAGTTAAAAAACTTGTCGAAGTCATAAGAACATTCGGCGAAAAGAACAGCGACGTCGCCATACCAGGGTTCACACACACCCGAAAAGCCATGCCGTCCAGCGTGATGATGTGGGCGAGCGCTTTTAAGGATGCACTGTCAGACGACCAGGATTTGCTGAATTGTGCATTGAAATTGGTTGACCAAAATCCACTCGGAACCGGAGCGGGTTATGGCGTACCGCTGGCACTCGACCGGCAAATGACGACTAAAGAATTGCATTTTGCACGTTTGCAGACAAATCCGATTTATGCTCAGAACAGCCGCGGAAAGTTCGACGGATTCGTACTGAGTGTTCTCTCTCAGATCATGTTCGATATTAACAAAATGGCGTCCGATCTGATCCTGTTCACGATGCCCGGATTGGAATATTTCTCGCTTCCGGACGAATTTCTGACCGGCTCATCTATCATGCCGCAAAAAATAAATCCCGACGTTCTGGAATTGCTTCGCGCCGGTTATCATGAGGTCTTTGCCTATGAGATGCAGGTGCGAAACACTACCGTAAACCTTATATCCAGCTATCATCGTGATATGCAAACGACAAAAGAAGCGGTATTCCGTGGCTTTTCGTCAACCTTAATCGCCATCCGAATCTCGGAACTGGTTTTCCAAAAACTCTCAGTCAATCGCGAAAAATGTCAGGCGG